A window of the Leucothrix mucor DSM 2157 genome harbors these coding sequences:
- a CDS encoding type I restriction-modification system subunit M, which translates to MDQTPNNLAAYCWSIADLLRGDFKQSQYGRIILPFTLLRRLECVLEATKDSVLTEFARIEGMNLPEEAQEKFLLRASGLSFFNTSQMNLSKLGQNEIKSNLESYIQGFSKDAREIFEYFNFAEFIGQLNDADLLYKIVEKVKATDLSPKSITNHDMGLVFEELIRRFAESSNETAGEHFTPRDIVRLTTSLVFMEDDDALTKEGIIRTLYDLTAGTGGFLSSGMEYVHELNPNAVIRAFGQELNPESYAICKADMLIKGQDVNNIKLGNTLSNDQFFAVRFDYMLSNPPFGVDWKKIVDLIKDEHLQKGFDGRFGPGLPRVSDGSLLFLLHLISKLRDASEGGGRIGIILNGSPLFTGGAGSGESEIRRYILEADLLETIVALPTDMFYNTGIATYVWVLSNKKSTERKGKVQLINGVNLYSKMRKSLGSKRNEMGEDDIATITRTFGAFEEVDARAVDKPAEQKSNRGRQSASPKTDAPKTFASKIFANHEFGYRRITIERPLRESYQFSDERIAELRFAAKPLDAPMRWIYETYGAEWRDEEGCEHYGKLAEQATDIRIHLKANFSDLKEAKIKELLHVETWDKQKQILLKAKTLQAEIGTAQYDDMNRYESVLKAACKAQDLSLDATQKKQITAAVSWINPEAEKVIKKVHKNTEANPLYGLFKVGTKTIEYKPDGNLRDHENVALDPSQAVNALNEAYFVKEVQPHVPDAWIDATKTDDKDHQIGIVGYEIPFNRHFYEYQPPRDLVEIDADLDKVSAEIMELLREVHS; encoded by the coding sequence GTGGATCAAACCCCCAATAATCTTGCAGCCTACTGCTGGTCTATCGCTGACTTACTGCGCGGTGACTTCAAACAAAGCCAATACGGGCGCATTATTCTACCGTTCACGCTGTTACGCCGTTTGGAATGCGTTCTGGAAGCCACTAAGGACTCGGTACTGACTGAGTTTGCAAGAATTGAAGGGATGAACCTGCCCGAAGAAGCCCAAGAGAAATTCCTCCTCAGAGCCAGTGGCCTCAGCTTCTTCAATACCTCACAGATGAACCTCTCCAAGCTGGGCCAGAACGAGATTAAAAGCAATCTGGAAAGCTATATCCAAGGCTTCTCAAAAGATGCGCGTGAGATCTTTGAATACTTCAACTTTGCCGAGTTTATCGGTCAGCTCAATGATGCCGATCTGCTGTACAAGATCGTTGAGAAAGTCAAAGCCACCGACCTAAGCCCCAAATCCATCACCAACCACGATATGGGTTTGGTGTTTGAGGAGCTGATACGCCGTTTTGCTGAAAGCTCGAATGAAACTGCCGGAGAACACTTTACCCCGCGCGATATTGTGCGCCTGACCACTTCCTTAGTGTTTATGGAAGACGATGATGCCCTGACCAAAGAAGGCATTATTCGCACGCTCTACGACCTCACCGCAGGCACGGGCGGCTTCCTGTCTTCGGGCATGGAATACGTGCATGAATTAAACCCCAATGCGGTGATTCGTGCCTTTGGCCAAGAGCTGAACCCTGAAAGCTATGCCATCTGTAAGGCGGACATGCTGATTAAGGGTCAGGATGTGAATAACATCAAACTGGGTAACACCTTGTCGAACGATCAATTCTTCGCGGTGAGGTTTGATTACATGCTGTCGAACCCGCCGTTTGGCGTGGACTGGAAAAAGATCGTTGACCTGATTAAGGATGAACACCTGCAAAAAGGCTTCGATGGGCGCTTTGGCCCTGGTCTGCCGCGTGTGTCTGATGGTTCCTTATTATTCCTGCTACACCTGATTAGCAAGTTACGCGATGCCTCCGAAGGCGGTGGCCGTATCGGTATTATCCTCAATGGCTCCCCGCTGTTTACCGGTGGCGCGGGCTCCGGTGAATCTGAAATTCGCCGGTATATCCTTGAAGCGGATCTGTTGGAAACCATTGTCGCCTTACCGACGGATATGTTCTACAACACCGGCATTGCGACCTATGTGTGGGTGCTCTCGAATAAAAAGTCCACTGAGCGCAAGGGCAAGGTGCAGCTGATTAACGGCGTGAACCTCTACAGTAAAATGCGTAAGTCCTTGGGCAGTAAGCGCAATGAAATGGGCGAGGATGACATTGCCACGATCACCCGTACCTTTGGCGCGTTTGAGGAGGTTGATGCACGTGCAGTGGATAAGCCAGCGGAACAAAAAAGCAACCGTGGCCGCCAGTCTGCCAGCCCCAAAACCGACGCCCCTAAAACCTTTGCCAGTAAGATCTTTGCGAATCATGAATTTGGCTATCGCCGGATCACCATTGAGCGACCACTACGCGAAAGCTATCAGTTTAGTGATGAACGCATTGCTGAGCTGCGCTTTGCGGCCAAGCCACTGGATGCGCCAATGCGCTGGATCTATGAAACTTATGGTGCTGAGTGGCGTGATGAGGAAGGCTGTGAGCACTATGGCAAGCTGGCTGAGCAGGCAACAGATATTCGCATCCACCTGAAAGCTAACTTTAGCGACCTGAAAGAAGCCAAAATCAAAGAGCTATTACACGTTGAAACCTGGGACAAGCAAAAGCAGATACTACTCAAGGCTAAAACGCTGCAAGCTGAGATCGGCACCGCGCAATACGATGATATGAATCGCTATGAGTCAGTGCTTAAAGCCGCCTGCAAAGCGCAAGACCTAAGCTTAGATGCCACTCAGAAAAAGCAAATTACCGCTGCGGTGAGCTGGATCAATCCAGAGGCGGAAAAGGTGATTAAGAAGGTACATAAAAACACGGAAGCCAATCCGCTCTATGGCTTGTTTAAAGTCGGCACCAAAACCATTGAATACAAACCGGATGGCAATCTGCGCGACCATGAAAATGTGGCGCTTGACCCAAGCCAAGCCGTGAATGCCTTGAATGAGGCTTACTTCGTCAAGGAAGTACAACCGCATGTGCCGGATGCCTGGATTGATGCGACCAAGACCGATGACAAGGATCACCAAATCGGGATTGTGGGGTATGAGATTCCGTTTAACCGGCATTTTTATGAGTACCAGCCGCCGAGAGATTTAGTGGAGATTGATGCGGACTTGGATAAGGTCAGTGCTGAGATTATGGAGCTGCTTCGGGAGGTGCATTCGTAA
- a CDS encoding replication initiation factor domain-containing protein, producing MSKLPKGVVNAARASRNKAKKLQVEREALLSLKSNAVGGLDIDSSVTNQVRTTQPIDFKGAKNATYPPYCNTGGYELPNHAKDNLATNITKVDWLRLTVTDLDAFRASMGDIDGKGGILNSAGIETVWTEKGLHGYEQSAKLLMRRDADYLTLGHIATSETGRNKGGMFELTGLGCKLLQLNYPELWNELFSILQLNEWRISRADIALDLPGEYCLAKGYTVPLLFKQAVNEGLFRSDKLRNPNMLQSFGMAGDWSPLTVSDITPESYQPIKHCPAGLTAYIGSRKGSADFFRAYEKGKELLGSEAEPDSTDRAWVRIEHEMSRKGTGREIPLDVMLRPDAYFAIDRSGVRALMDEFRESLTLEQATQAQLTQFNREKNLLLSKKIHWAKQSYGRLFRTLIQRGIEYEKIIDWLTREDGLKDFIFDLEQEAA from the coding sequence ATGAGCAAACTTCCTAAAGGCGTGGTAAATGCTGCTCGTGCAAGCCGTAATAAAGCCAAAAAGCTTCAAGTAGAGCGTGAAGCACTTCTGAGCCTTAAATCGAATGCGGTAGGTGGTTTAGACATCGATAGTTCTGTAACTAATCAAGTTAGAACCACTCAACCTATTGATTTTAAAGGAGCGAAAAACGCGACCTATCCCCCGTACTGTAATACGGGGGGTTATGAATTACCAAATCACGCCAAAGACAACTTAGCGACTAATATCACCAAAGTTGACTGGTTGCGATTAACGGTTACTGACTTGGATGCCTTCCGCGCTTCAATGGGTGATATCGACGGTAAGGGCGGCATTCTTAATTCAGCCGGTATTGAAACCGTATGGACAGAAAAAGGGCTACACGGCTATGAGCAGTCGGCTAAGTTGCTAATGCGTCGTGACGCTGATTATCTAACCTTGGGCCATATCGCCACCAGTGAGACAGGACGCAATAAGGGTGGCATGTTTGAGTTAACAGGCCTTGGCTGCAAGTTGTTACAGCTTAACTACCCTGAGTTGTGGAACGAGCTGTTTAGCATCTTACAGTTGAACGAGTGGCGCATCAGCCGTGCCGATATCGCTTTGGATTTACCTGGGGAATACTGCCTAGCAAAAGGCTATACCGTGCCTTTACTGTTCAAACAAGCAGTCAATGAGGGTCTTTTCAGGTCTGACAAGCTGCGCAACCCTAACATGCTGCAATCCTTCGGCATGGCGGGAGATTGGTCGCCACTGACAGTGAGTGATATCACACCAGAGTCCTATCAACCCATAAAGCATTGTCCGGCTGGTTTAACGGCTTACATTGGCAGCCGTAAGGGTTCTGCTGACTTCTTCAGAGCTTACGAAAAAGGCAAAGAATTACTTGGATCAGAAGCAGAGCCAGACAGCACCGACCGTGCATGGGTTCGGATTGAGCATGAAATGAGCCGAAAAGGGACAGGCCGTGAAATTCCGCTGGATGTCATGCTAAGACCAGATGCTTATTTTGCCATTGACCGGTCAGGCGTTCGGGCTTTAATGGATGAATTCAGGGAATCACTCACACTGGAGCAAGCTACACAGGCGCAACTAACGCAGTTCAACCGCGAAAAGAACCTATTGCTCAGCAAGAAAATCCATTGGGCCAAACAGAGCTATGGTCGCTTGTTTAGAACGCTTATCCAACGTGGCATTGAATACGAGAAAATTATTGATTGGTTGACCCGTGAGGACGGGCTGAAAGACTTTATCTTTGATCTTGAGCAGGAGGCCGCGTGA
- a CDS encoding Arc family DNA-binding protein: MKTAKTQVRLPAATHQWIVKAASENNRSMNGEIVRMLNEVIEREKEKPKPEAA, translated from the coding sequence ATGAAAACAGCTAAAACACAAGTTAGATTACCCGCAGCAACACATCAATGGATTGTTAAGGCTGCCAGTGAAAACAATCGATCAATGAATGGTGAGATTGTCCGGATGCTAAATGAAGTAATTGAACGAGAGAAGGAGAAGCCTAAACCAGAAGCAGCATAA
- a CDS encoding Arc family DNA-binding protein produces the protein MAKQQDFFKTQIRIPSDIYGAIKDAAEESGRSINAEIIELFLIGLGEKEPPINSVMIRKIIREELQKISK, from the coding sequence ATGGCCAAACAACAAGACTTCTTTAAAACACAAATTCGTATACCGTCAGATATTTATGGCGCGATAAAAGATGCCGCCGAAGAAAGTGGACGTAGCATCAATGCCGAGATAATAGAGCTGTTTTTAATTGGCCTAGGTGAAAAGGAACCACCCATAAACAGTGTAATGATCCGGAAAATCATACGAGAAGAGCTCCAAAAAATAAGCAAGTGA
- a CDS encoding terminase small subunit — MQPKKNGRPTKYKPEYAQRMEEFFSIDEPSYRESVNKQGTIQMVARRMPTMERFALGIGVTVGTLWNWANKTKKDSEEPVHPEFLEAYTRARDCQMVYILEAGVVGALNSPFLNLFMKNAHGWQDKIEQEVTHAVSIDLDEVNRELDRAAEKNKLMIAELEAKGEIGKFTT, encoded by the coding sequence ATGCAACCTAAAAAGAATGGTCGCCCAACTAAGTACAAACCTGAGTATGCACAGAGAATGGAGGAGTTCTTTTCGATTGATGAGCCCTCTTATCGTGAGAGTGTTAACAAGCAGGGAACAATACAAATGGTAGCCCGTAGAATGCCAACGATGGAGCGCTTTGCACTGGGGATCGGCGTTACCGTGGGAACACTTTGGAACTGGGCAAACAAGACAAAAAAAGACAGCGAGGAACCAGTTCACCCGGAGTTTTTAGAAGCCTATACGCGTGCGCGCGATTGCCAAATGGTTTACATCCTTGAAGCCGGAGTAGTTGGGGCACTGAACTCACCATTTTTAAATTTGTTCATGAAGAATGCACATGGATGGCAAGATAAAATCGAGCAGGAAGTTACGCATGCCGTTTCTATCGATCTGGATGAGGTAAATCGTGAATTGGACAGAGCAGCCGAAAAAAACAAACTTATGATTGCAGAACTTGAAGCCAAGGGTGAAATCGGCAAGTTTACGACCTAG
- a CDS encoding phage antirepressor KilAC domain-containing protein — protein MNPKQALGAGAVLTTSGSGVTTTTNFMSSRDILELLNANRTKPMLLGDLHRDIKVIFRSEIEDGKIPSTLRPNGQVVLYDLPEVESKMLVATKDVNYLRQITEYWINRSKPKAPQLPQTFAEALRIAADIAEQNQILLPKANALDRLSNANGSHSIRDAAKQLKLSPKALCAWVDNNKWCYKNGKNERVAFEHRITSGLMNTRSGVSKNGHSYSQPMITAKGLAKLAIIFKGTTPGSRKADTDDTPLRGFNVWQGK, from the coding sequence ATGAATCCAAAGCAAGCCCTTGGCGCAGGAGCAGTTCTAACCACTTCTGGATCTGGTGTTACAACAACGACAAACTTTATGTCATCAAGGGATATCCTAGAGCTGTTAAATGCTAATCGAACCAAGCCGATGTTGCTAGGTGACCTTCACCGCGACATCAAGGTGATATTTAGGTCTGAAATAGAGGATGGGAAAATCCCATCCACTCTAAGGCCTAATGGACAAGTAGTCTTATACGACCTGCCGGAAGTAGAAAGTAAAATGCTGGTTGCTACTAAGGACGTGAATTACCTCAGACAGATCACAGAGTATTGGATAAACAGATCAAAGCCTAAGGCCCCTCAATTGCCACAAACCTTTGCTGAGGCATTACGTATAGCTGCGGATATAGCAGAACAGAATCAAATACTATTACCCAAAGCCAATGCACTGGATCGTCTATCGAATGCCAATGGCTCACACTCTATCCGTGATGCAGCCAAACAGTTAAAGCTCAGCCCTAAGGCTCTATGCGCTTGGGTAGATAATAATAAATGGTGTTACAAGAACGGTAAAAATGAACGTGTCGCCTTTGAGCATCGTATCACTTCTGGCCTAATGAATACGCGCTCAGGAGTATCCAAGAATGGGCATTCATATAGTCAGCCTATGATCACTGCAAAAGGACTGGCAAAGCTTGCCATCATTTTCAAAGGCACCACACCAGGTAGCCGCAAAGCGGATACGGATGACACGCCCCTGCGCGGCTTCAATGTCTGGCAGGGTAAATAA
- a CDS encoding helix-turn-helix transcriptional regulator produces MMNTTVQVKPFAAEGKVRVKEAAPFLGIAVSTFWLYVKQGRIQEPMRYGARVSVWDAEYIRELANNGIPAVEEV; encoded by the coding sequence ATGATGAACACAACAGTGCAAGTAAAGCCTTTTGCGGCTGAGGGGAAGGTAAGGGTAAAGGAAGCTGCGCCATTTCTAGGTATTGCAGTTTCTACATTTTGGTTGTATGTCAAGCAAGGACGCATTCAGGAGCCTATGCGTTATGGTGCGCGAGTGTCAGTATGGGACGCTGAGTATATTCGTGAGCTTGCGAATAACGGCATACCTGCTGTAGAGGAGGTCTAA
- a CDS encoding tyrosine-type recombinase/integrase → MKRNLTDKAIQAAKPQPDGKPKKYGDGGGLYLLVRESSGSVSKLWRYKYRVLGKEKTLSIGAYPEMSLKHARTIHDEAREQLTKGVDPSAHKQHLKAVKQQLAQDSFESVAREWFVSYSANWSDSHKTRVLARLENDVFPWLGSVPISQIEPPDILQCLKRVESRGVVETAHRVKQVIGQAFRFAVATGRAKRDQTADLKGALPPVKQKHFAAITEPQQVAAFLRGCWAYKGDYTVQAALKLSAYTFTRPGELRRMEWGEIDFQESRWLIPPEKVKTRSAHVVPLSRQAVELLHDLQPLTGQYGFVFPGVRSKSRPMSDNTVRQAIRRLGYDNTQMTAHGFRAMASTMLYELGYSSDLIERQLAHVVGNDVRRAYDRSENLPERRAMMQYYADYLDGLRTGADVIPIKRNQA, encoded by the coding sequence ATGAAGCGAAACCTTACAGATAAAGCGATTCAGGCAGCAAAGCCGCAACCAGACGGTAAACCAAAAAAGTATGGTGATGGTGGCGGCCTGTATCTACTGGTGAGGGAGTCCAGCGGTAGTGTGTCGAAGCTATGGCGCTATAAATACCGGGTACTGGGAAAAGAAAAAACGCTTTCTATTGGCGCTTATCCTGAGATGAGCCTGAAACATGCCCGGACTATTCACGACGAAGCACGGGAGCAGCTTACCAAAGGCGTAGACCCTTCAGCCCATAAGCAGCACCTAAAAGCAGTGAAGCAACAATTAGCACAAGACAGCTTTGAATCTGTAGCGCGTGAATGGTTTGTTAGCTATTCTGCGAACTGGAGCGACAGCCACAAAACCCGCGTATTAGCCAGATTAGAAAATGATGTATTCCCGTGGCTTGGATCGGTGCCAATATCCCAAATTGAACCGCCGGACATATTGCAATGCTTAAAGCGTGTTGAAAGTAGGGGAGTCGTTGAGACGGCCCACAGAGTAAAGCAGGTAATAGGGCAGGCGTTTAGATTTGCGGTTGCTACTGGTAGGGCCAAACGAGATCAGACCGCAGACTTAAAGGGGGCATTGCCACCTGTAAAGCAAAAGCACTTTGCAGCGATTACAGAGCCGCAACAAGTCGCTGCTTTCTTGCGTGGTTGTTGGGCGTATAAGGGTGATTACACCGTACAAGCGGCATTAAAACTATCAGCCTATACATTCACCAGACCCGGCGAACTTCGACGCATGGAGTGGGGCGAAATTGACTTTCAGGAATCACGCTGGCTAATACCGCCTGAGAAAGTTAAAACACGCTCTGCCCATGTGGTGCCACTATCACGGCAAGCCGTAGAGTTATTGCATGACCTTCAGCCGCTTACAGGTCAATACGGTTTTGTGTTTCCGGGTGTGCGTTCAAAAAGCCGACCAATGAGTGACAACACGGTAAGGCAGGCAATCAGGCGGCTAGGCTATGACAACACCCAAATGACCGCACACGGCTTTCGGGCGATGGCATCAACAATGCTTTATGAGCTTGGTTATTCTTCAGACTTAATAGAAAGGCAGCTTGCCCATGTAGTCGGCAATGATGTCAGGCGCGCTTATGATCGGAGTGAGAATCTCCCAGAGCGCCGGGCCATGATGCAGTATTACGCGGATTATCTTGACGGTTTGCGAACGGGTGCCGATGTAATACCCATAAAGCGCAATCAGGCATAA
- a CDS encoding helix-turn-helix domain-containing protein, giving the protein MNKFTSSPKVAILAYENLDAFEFGCAVELFVTPRPELEAWYQADILSVQEGPIKAACGITVQVDGKVDDLTGYDMLVIPGWSGTDVKPPEHVIDAILEMHQRGGRIVALGLGAFALASTGLLDGKRATTHWAHAKSFTDMFPKVNFIDNVLYTGEDRMHTSSGHSGAIDLGLHMIRQDYGAHRTNVVAKDLVVSSHRDGTQSQFVERTLRQQHGRLHETINWVLENLDKPLNVTEMAEQACLSRRSFDRQFRSTVGKSPKEWLIHQRINLAQDFLETTNYSVEEIASSTGFQTGMNLRHHFTRLLGLSPTRYRAKFSQP; this is encoded by the coding sequence ATGAATAAATTTACATCATCGCCCAAAGTGGCAATTTTAGCGTACGAAAATTTGGATGCATTTGAGTTTGGTTGTGCAGTGGAGTTGTTCGTAACGCCTCGCCCTGAACTGGAAGCATGGTATCAAGCCGATATCTTAAGCGTTCAAGAAGGACCTATAAAAGCAGCTTGTGGCATCACCGTTCAGGTTGATGGCAAGGTTGATGATTTGACTGGCTATGACATGTTAGTTATTCCGGGCTGGAGTGGCACAGATGTTAAGCCACCTGAGCACGTGATTGATGCGATCCTTGAGATGCATCAGCGCGGTGGCCGAATCGTAGCACTAGGTCTGGGAGCGTTTGCTCTGGCATCAACTGGTTTGCTGGATGGTAAGCGTGCAACGACTCATTGGGCACATGCTAAGTCATTTACTGATATGTTCCCTAAAGTTAACTTTATCGATAACGTGCTGTATACCGGTGAAGACCGCATGCACACCTCTTCAGGTCACTCTGGAGCAATTGATTTAGGTTTGCACATGATCAGACAAGACTACGGTGCTCACCGCACTAATGTGGTTGCTAAAGATTTGGTTGTTTCTTCACATCGTGACGGAACACAGTCTCAGTTTGTTGAGCGTACATTGCGCCAGCAGCACGGTCGTCTGCACGAGACTATTAACTGGGTACTTGAGAATCTGGACAAGCCATTGAATGTTACTGAAATGGCAGAGCAGGCTTGCTTGTCACGTCGTAGCTTTGACCGTCAGTTCCGTTCTACCGTCGGTAAGAGCCCTAAAGAGTGGCTGATCCATCAACGTATTAACTTGGCTCAAGACTTCCTTGAGACAACTAACTACAGCGTAGAAGAGATTGCGTCTTCAACTGGTTTCCAAACTGGTATGAACTTGCGTCATCACTTCACTCGTTTGTTAGGTCTTTCACCAACTCGCTACCGTGCTAAGTTTTCTCAGCCATAA
- a CDS encoding DEAD/DEAH box helicase, producing MSEQNTAPFSELGLSDAVLEAIDYEYPSPIQAQSIPPLLEGRDLLGQAQTGTGKTAAFSLPLLSRIDLSKNKPQVLVLTPTRELAIQVAEAMQSYAKKLPGFHVLPIYGGQSIGIQLKQLKRNVHVVVGTPGRVIDHIKRGTLKLDELQTVVMDEADEMLRMGFVDDVETILQETPEQKQVVLFSATMPPAIKKLTQRYLKNPVDIRIKNTTATVAKIRQRYWQGKTIHKLDALTRIFEAEPFDGIIIFVRTKSMTHELSEKLEARGYATTALNGDIKQEMREKTVEQFRRGKIDIMIATDVVARGLDVERISHVINYDMPHDTESYVHRIGRTGRAGREGTAILFIPPRGQRMLESIERATGQKITPFELPSAESISQSRISRFKQEIQSIALQQDLDFMEKVVTDFANEGDLSLEQIAASLAWLAQKDRPLSADLFDIPTHSDNRRERETGRDKDRGRDSRDNRRGNDQERPARRERPARDDAERKPRTPRREPVSSEELPDMVTYRLDVGRDHGVEAKHIVGAIANEAGVDSAFIRNLRIEGDHSTVELPDGMPKPIQKHLYKVWIQGHQINLRQDGSTGGESKSAPAAPRKPRDEAKLGGDDKPRRKVKKK from the coding sequence ATGTCAGAGCAAAACACAGCCCCTTTTTCAGAACTTGGCCTCTCAGACGCCGTTCTCGAAGCGATTGATTACGAATATCCTTCACCAATCCAAGCACAAAGTATTCCTCCATTACTGGAAGGTCGTGACCTGCTAGGTCAGGCACAGACCGGTACCGGAAAAACTGCCGCTTTCTCATTACCACTGCTATCTCGTATCGACTTAAGCAAGAACAAACCACAGGTTTTAGTGCTTACTCCGACGCGTGAGCTTGCGATTCAAGTCGCTGAAGCAATGCAGTCATACGCCAAAAAATTACCTGGTTTCCATGTATTACCTATATATGGTGGCCAAAGCATCGGTATCCAATTAAAACAACTGAAGCGCAATGTGCACGTTGTTGTTGGAACACCAGGCCGCGTGATTGATCATATCAAACGCGGCACTCTAAAATTGGACGAGCTACAAACCGTTGTTATGGACGAAGCTGACGAAATGCTTCGCATGGGCTTTGTAGACGACGTTGAGACGATTCTTCAGGAAACGCCTGAGCAAAAGCAAGTGGTACTGTTCTCAGCCACTATGCCGCCAGCCATTAAAAAGCTGACGCAGCGCTACCTGAAAAACCCAGTCGATATTCGCATCAAGAATACAACCGCCACTGTAGCAAAGATTCGTCAACGCTACTGGCAGGGTAAAACCATTCACAAGCTGGATGCGTTGACCCGTATTTTTGAAGCGGAGCCATTTGACGGCATCATCATCTTCGTACGTACTAAGTCGATGACTCATGAGCTTTCAGAGAAACTGGAAGCCCGTGGTTATGCAACGACTGCACTTAATGGCGACATTAAGCAGGAAATGCGTGAGAAGACCGTTGAGCAATTCCGTCGCGGTAAAATCGACATCATGATTGCAACCGACGTTGTAGCGCGTGGTTTGGACGTTGAGCGTATTAGTCACGTTATCAACTACGACATGCCACATGATACAGAGTCTTACGTTCACCGTATTGGCCGTACAGGCCGTGCCGGACGTGAAGGTACTGCGATTCTGTTCATTCCGCCTCGTGGCCAGCGCATGTTGGAAAGCATTGAGCGCGCGACCGGACAGAAAATTACGCCGTTTGAATTGCCATCTGCTGAGTCAATCAGTCAAAGCCGCATCAGCCGCTTTAAGCAAGAAATCCAATCTATTGCTCTGCAACAAGATTTGGACTTTATGGAAAAAGTGGTTACAGACTTTGCTAATGAAGGCGATCTGAGCCTTGAGCAAATTGCTGCGAGCTTGGCATGGTTAGCACAGAAAGATCGTCCACTATCTGCAGATCTGTTTGATATTCCAACGCATAGCGACAACCGTCGTGAACGTGAAACAGGCCGCGATAAAGACAGAGGTCGCGATAGCCGTGACAACCGTCGTGGTAATGATCAGGAGCGCCCTGCTCGCCGAGAACGCCCAGCGCGTGATGATGCTGAACGTAAGCCACGTACTCCACGTCGTGAGCCTGTCAGCAGCGAAGAGTTGCCAGATATGGTGACTTATCGTTTAGATGTTGGCCGTGATCACGGTGTTGAAGCCAAGCATATCGTTGGCGCAATCGCTAACGAAGCCGGTGTAGACAGTGCTTTTATCCGCAATCTGCGCATTGAAGGCGATCACAGTACGGTTGAATTGCCAGATGGCATGCCAAAGCCTATTCAGAAGCATCTATATAAGGTTTGGATTCAAGGTCATCAGATCAATTTGCGCCAGGATGGCTCAACAGGTGGTGAAAGCAAGAGCGCTCCAGCAGCACCTCGCAAGCCACGTGATGAAGCAAAACTAGGCGGTGACGATAAGCCTCGTCGCAAAGTTAAGAAGAAGTAA
- the cmoB gene encoding tRNA 5-methoxyuridine(34)/uridine 5-oxyacetic acid(34) synthase CmoB has translation MFNFDTLYRDLTDTRFEPWLERLPTQLEAVFQEKTHGFLEEWIRLLDAMPKVVPTDNDLNADRVRIGRPEDLDDESRDLLEQQLRTIIPWRKGPYEIFGIHVNTEWRSDYKWQRIRSHIAPLAGRSVLDVGCGNGYHMWRMLGEGAELVLGADPSQFFVAQFRAIKQYAGEGLPVHLLPMKCEQLPAFTREYRGIGFDTVFSMGVLYHRASPVTHLQELRSFLRPGGELILETLVIEGDEQSVLVPEDRYAKMRNVWFISSTGFLIRLLERVGFINCRVVDECVTSLDEQRATDWMTFESLESFLDQDDHSKTIEGYPAPRRATLICQAP, from the coding sequence ATGTTTAATTTTGACACGCTTTATCGCGACCTGACCGATACGCGCTTTGAACCTTGGCTGGAGCGTTTACCGACTCAGCTAGAGGCCGTTTTTCAGGAAAAAACACATGGTTTTCTGGAGGAGTGGATTCGTTTGCTGGATGCCATGCCTAAAGTGGTTCCCACAGATAACGACCTGAATGCTGATCGTGTTCGAATTGGTCGCCCTGAAGATCTGGATGATGAGTCTCGGGATTTATTAGAGCAACAGCTGCGTACCATTATCCCTTGGCGCAAAGGGCCGTATGAGATATTTGGTATTCATGTAAATACCGAATGGCGTTCTGATTATAAATGGCAGCGAATTCGCTCTCACATTGCGCCACTAGCGGGCCGTAGTGTGCTGGATGTGGGCTGTGGTAACGGCTATCACATGTGGCGGATGTTAGGAGAGGGGGCAGAGCTTGTTCTCGGCGCTGACCCAAGCCAGTTCTTTGTCGCGCAATTTCGAGCCATCAAGCAATATGCGGGTGAAGGCTTGCCCGTGCATTTACTGCCGATGAAGTGTGAGCAGCTACCCGCATTCACCCGTGAGTATCGTGGTATTGGTTTTGATACGGTATTTTCGATGGGGGTTTTATATCACCGTGCTTCACCGGTTACCCATTTGCAGGAGCTACGTAGTTTCTTACGTCCGGGTGGTGAACTGATTCTGGAAACCTTGGTGATTGAAGGCGATGAGCAGAGTGTGCTGGTGCCAGAAGATCGCTATGCAAAAATGCGCAATGTCTGGTTTATTAGTTCGACTGGGTTTCTGATTCGATTGCTGGAGCGGGTTGGTTTTATCAACTGCAGAGTGGTTGATGAGTGTGTCACGTCATTAGATGAACAGCGGGCGACGGACTGGATGACGTTTGAGTCGTTGGAAAGCTTTCTGGATCAGGACGATCACAGCAAAACGATTGAGGGTTATCCTGCTCCACGTCGGGCGACGTTGATTTGTCAGGCACCTTAA